One Synechococcus sp. MU1617 DNA window includes the following coding sequences:
- a CDS encoding NAD(P)H-binding protein: protein MQVLVVGGTGTLGRQIARRALDAGHQVRCMVRTPRKAAFLQEWGCELTRGDLLEPDSLDYALEGMDAVIDASTSRPNDPRSIYETDWDGKLNLLHACDRAGLKRFVFLSLLGAHQHRDVPLMDIKACTEKLLESSDLDYTILQGAAFMQGVISQFAIPVLESQTVWVSGSPTAIAYMNTQDMARFAVAALEREETVRGTYPVVGPKAWNTGELVQLCERCSGRTARVFRVQPFLINLMQGVASFFEPAVNVAERLAFAEVTGSGQTLDAPMQNSYAAFGLEASETTDMEAYIGEYYDTILKRLREMEADLDKDAKKKLPF, encoded by the coding sequence ATGCAAGTGCTTGTGGTGGGTGGCACGGGCACCCTGGGACGACAGATCGCCCGTCGTGCTCTTGATGCCGGCCACCAGGTGCGCTGCATGGTGCGGACCCCTCGTAAAGCTGCCTTCCTGCAGGAATGGGGTTGTGAACTGACCCGGGGTGACCTGTTGGAGCCCGACAGCCTCGATTACGCCCTCGAGGGCATGGATGCGGTGATCGATGCATCCACCAGTCGCCCCAACGACCCCCGCAGCATTTACGAAACGGATTGGGACGGAAAGCTCAATCTGCTTCATGCCTGTGATCGAGCAGGGTTGAAGCGTTTTGTCTTTCTCTCCTTGCTGGGCGCCCATCAGCACCGCGACGTTCCCTTGATGGACATCAAGGCCTGCACGGAGAAACTGCTGGAGTCGTCGGATCTCGACTACACGATCCTTCAGGGTGCTGCCTTCATGCAGGGGGTGATCAGTCAGTTCGCCATTCCTGTTCTGGAGAGCCAGACCGTGTGGGTCAGTGGCAGCCCCACGGCCATTGCCTACATGAACACTCAGGACATGGCCCGCTTCGCCGTTGCGGCACTCGAGCGTGAAGAAACCGTGCGGGGCACTTACCCCGTTGTTGGCCCCAAGGCCTGGAACACCGGTGAACTGGTGCAGCTCTGTGAACGCTGCAGTGGCAGGACGGCCCGCGTGTTTCGGGTGCAGCCCTTCCTGATCAACCTGATGCAGGGGGTGGCCTCCTTCTTTGAACCTGCCGTCAACGTGGCGGAGCGGTTGGCTTTTGCGGAGGTCACCGGTAGCGGTCAGACCCTGGATGCCCCCATGCAAAACAGCTATGCCGCCTTCGGTCTTGAGGCCTCGGAAACCACGGACATGGAGGCCTACATCGGTGAGTACTACGACACGATCCTGAAGCGCCTGCGCGAGATGGAAGCCGATCTCGACAAGGACGCGAAGAAAAAGCTGCCCTTCTGA
- the petM gene encoding cytochrome b6-f complex subunit PetM: MAAEIFGTAAIFWVLIPIGLAGGALLLKLQGED; this comes from the coding sequence ATGGCTGCTGAGATTTTTGGAACTGCTGCGATCTTCTGGGTGTTGATTCCCATCGGCCTCGCTGGCGGTGCTCTGCTGCTGAAACTGCAGGGCGAAGACTGA